A genomic segment from uncultured Alistipes sp. encodes:
- a CDS encoding RagB/SusD family nutrient uptake outer membrane protein — MKKSIIYLLSTAIIIPALVSCSDFLDQNPDLRTTLDSEEKIANILVSAYVSGSGSYQLVAELSSDNVCDRGVTKDYNQFYQDVYEWAEDVTSNNDAPRNIWSANYSNIANANQALSAIEEMGGPITASLKASKGEALLCRAYSHFVLANMFCMPYNAETAENYLGIPYMDHAETDLNPQYERGTLKEVYEKIGRDIEEGIPLIDDTSYSVPKYHFNYKAACCFASRYYLFIHDWDNAIKYATMALTSNPESLLRDYDAIAALPNSSSRHQEYVNSSSKANFLLQAATSSSGLVFGWYTTAGRYAHGKLQGTYETVQPKKGGPWGSGVSFKAGHAVLGSSGKYILPRTWRVFQYTDPVAGTGFNKAVSVLFSTEEALLNRAEAYIMKMSEDPSNADLALADMNLYAGNLFSSGFTPMTLESIKEWATVTYKDYSELYVGKTSTTSPQTLNPKKKLFAAPYNALEEEQESMLQALIFMRRYQFLHEGMRWFDTRRFGITVYRYLLDEDDETILQITDKISDENGTPDPRRALQLPSDVISAGLTPNPRN, encoded by the coding sequence ATGAAAAAAAGCATCATATATTTATTGAGTACCGCGATCATCATCCCGGCATTGGTGTCGTGCAGCGATTTTCTGGATCAGAATCCCGACCTGCGCACGACGCTGGATTCCGAGGAGAAAATCGCCAATATTCTCGTTTCGGCTTATGTGAGCGGATCGGGCAGCTATCAGCTCGTCGCTGAATTGTCGTCGGACAACGTCTGCGACCGAGGTGTCACAAAAGATTACAACCAGTTCTATCAGGATGTTTATGAATGGGCGGAAGATGTAACCAGCAACAACGATGCCCCGCGGAACATCTGGAGCGCCAACTACAGCAACATCGCCAATGCCAATCAGGCCCTCTCGGCTATCGAGGAAATGGGCGGTCCCATCACGGCATCGCTCAAGGCCAGCAAGGGCGAAGCGCTGTTGTGCCGGGCCTATTCGCACTTCGTGTTGGCCAACATGTTCTGTATGCCCTATAACGCCGAAACGGCGGAGAATTATCTGGGCATACCTTATATGGATCATGCCGAAACCGATCTTAATCCCCAATACGAGCGCGGGACGCTCAAAGAGGTTTATGAGAAAATCGGCCGGGACATCGAAGAGGGCATTCCCCTGATCGACGACACATCCTATTCGGTACCCAAATACCATTTCAACTATAAGGCCGCCTGTTGCTTTGCCTCACGCTATTATCTCTTCATCCACGACTGGGACAATGCCATCAAATACGCGACGATGGCGCTGACCTCCAATCCGGAGTCGCTGCTGCGCGATTACGATGCGATCGCAGCCCTGCCCAACAGCTCCAGCCGACATCAGGAATACGTCAATTCATCCAGTAAGGCCAATTTCCTGCTTCAAGCCGCCACTTCGAGCAGCGGACTGGTTTTCGGATGGTACACGACTGCCGGACGTTACGCGCACGGCAAACTGCAGGGAACTTATGAAACCGTTCAGCCCAAAAAAGGCGGCCCGTGGGGCAGCGGAGTGAGCTTCAAGGCCGGGCATGCGGTGCTCGGCTCCTCCGGCAAATACATTCTTCCCCGAACATGGCGCGTATTCCAATATACCGATCCCGTGGCCGGAACCGGCTTTAACAAGGCTGTATCCGTCTTGTTCAGCACCGAAGAGGCACTGCTCAACCGCGCCGAAGCTTACATCATGAAAATGAGCGAAGATCCGTCAAACGCGGACCTCGCATTGGCGGACATGAATCTTTACGCCGGAAACCTCTTCTCATCAGGCTTCACCCCCATGACGCTCGAATCGATCAAGGAATGGGCGACGGTAACCTACAAGGATTATTCGGAACTCTATGTCGGGAAGACTTCGACCACCAGTCCGCAGACGCTCAATCCCAAGAAAAAGCTTTTCGCCGCCCCCTACAACGCGCTGGAAGAGGAACAGGAAAGCATGCTGCAAGCGCTCATCTTCATGCGCCGCTACCAGTTCCTCCACGAAGGCATGCGCTGGTTCGACACGCGGCGTTTCGGCATCACGGTCTACCGCTACCTGCTCGACGAGGACGATGAAACCATCCTGCAAATCACCGACAAAATCAGTGATGAAAACGGCACACCCGATCCCCGCCGGGCTCTCCAACTTCCGTCCGATGTCATTTCAGCCGGTCTGACTCCCAACCCGAGAAACTAA
- a CDS encoding putative zinc-binding metallopeptidase has product MKKSLIYIPFLVALISVCVTSCSNDDDLSSTSVVRATATEENDFDRWLTRNYVEPYNIQFKYRFEDIESSMSYYLTPASYEQSVAMAKLVRHMCLEAYDEITGSKEFIKNYFPKILYMVGSYAYKTNGSLVLGTAEAGTKITLYNLDNLNPKAVNAKTAYFKTIHHEFGHILNQTKPYSTDFAEISGPDYVQDQCFDIYTTDAKALQAGFISPYASKADSEDFVELVALYVNRTADEWEEMLATAGDSGRSKIESKFEIVYNYMNNSWNIDLDELREIVLRRAAEAPNLDFESLDD; this is encoded by the coding sequence ATGAAAAAGTCTCTGATTTATATTCCATTTTTAGTCGCACTGATTTCAGTGTGCGTAACATCGTGTTCAAACGATGATGACCTGAGCTCCACCAGCGTGGTTCGGGCGACGGCCACCGAAGAGAACGATTTCGACCGCTGGCTTACCCGCAATTACGTGGAACCCTACAACATCCAGTTCAAATACCGGTTCGAGGACATCGAGTCGAGCATGTCGTATTATCTCACCCCCGCCAGCTACGAGCAATCGGTAGCCATGGCCAAACTGGTGCGCCACATGTGTCTGGAAGCTTACGACGAGATCACCGGCAGCAAAGAGTTCATCAAGAACTATTTCCCGAAAATCCTTTACATGGTCGGCTCCTATGCCTACAAGACCAATGGATCCTTGGTGCTGGGAACAGCCGAAGCCGGGACCAAGATCACGCTCTACAATCTCGACAACCTGAACCCCAAGGCTGTCAATGCGAAAACGGCCTACTTCAAGACGATCCATCACGAATTCGGCCATATCCTTAATCAGACAAAGCCCTATTCGACCGATTTCGCCGAAATCTCGGGCCCCGACTATGTCCAGGATCAGTGTTTCGATATCTACACGACTGACGCAAAAGCATTGCAGGCCGGATTCATCTCACCTTACGCTTCAAAGGCCGACAGCGAAGATTTTGTGGAACTCGTCGCGCTTTATGTGAACCGTACCGCTGATGAGTGGGAGGAGATGCTTGCGACAGCCGGCGACTCGGGACGCTCGAAGATCGAGTCCAAATTCGAAATCGTATACAACTACATGAACAACAGTTGGAACATCGACCTGGACGAATTGCGTGAGATCGTACTGCGCCGGGCTGCCGAAGCTCCCAACCTCGATTTCGAATCTTTAGACGATTAG
- a CDS encoding DUF4302 domain-containing protein, with product MKKTAILALLSLPLLLSSCLFDEEDVFDKSASERIEAAKIEAKTVLEGAPNGWHVRYFPSPTQEFGGYNVFFKFSEGNVTIASETETDPATAETSLYTLGEDLGVTLNFDTQNSVINYFVHPRNPDGLGSTYKGMEGDYKFTVMSTSPEEVRLRGIISGNTYILTPLADDVVWATEMETYQDCAVDMSFNSYSCVVNGQTYQTTLTNRRFTIKLDDETTIYAPFIYTKDGISLYEPITIDGVTAQDFTFVDEYYFVEAGGADFKIMTPEPVRSDITFQVDVPDDTKTYNKVVVNAVPSNDTEYYYIGVMLKSEFEAQHEKKLLQSLVSTLNEDIGAGDDVETIAASRLLKGTSTYTMEYPSFYDEYVAIVFGCAVSNGFIVSTTSITSVPFSIDSSLLPSDTSDLYKRWLGKWRVTSTSSQVNGEPVTFEITVKPGTVNSSYMIRGWGITIYGDMYDLRAYYQASYKGTSTSAIPIPESTGILYTKTDNDIYGYDDIYPIRTRYSRITYSSGAYSSFTTTQTSPKLVGIYDDTKTGEAKMYGVRFNTGTDYVGIEFYRWSENMASYYTSPTVRPGYTAKDFPVGPFTWVQLVDADGNVLSSDEAVTTNTVATSGSAAKVAGSESIAAWE from the coding sequence ATGAAAAAAACAGCAATACTGGCGCTTCTGTCGCTTCCGCTCCTTCTCTCCTCGTGCCTGTTCGACGAGGAGGACGTGTTCGACAAATCCGCGTCGGAACGCATCGAGGCAGCCAAGATTGAGGCCAAAACGGTCCTCGAAGGGGCGCCGAACGGATGGCACGTCCGTTATTTTCCCTCCCCGACCCAGGAATTCGGCGGCTATAACGTATTCTTCAAATTCTCCGAGGGCAATGTCACGATTGCCTCCGAAACCGAGACGGATCCTGCAACCGCTGAGACAAGCCTCTATACACTGGGTGAGGACCTGGGTGTCACGCTCAACTTCGACACGCAGAATTCGGTTATCAACTATTTCGTCCATCCGCGCAACCCCGACGGGCTGGGCTCGACCTATAAGGGAATGGAAGGCGATTACAAATTCACGGTAATGAGCACTTCGCCCGAAGAGGTGCGTCTGCGCGGCATCATCTCGGGCAATACCTACATCCTGACCCCCCTGGCCGACGATGTCGTCTGGGCGACTGAAATGGAGACCTATCAGGACTGTGCCGTGGATATGTCGTTCAACAGCTATTCGTGCGTGGTAAATGGGCAGACTTATCAGACTACCCTTACCAACCGCCGGTTCACGATCAAGCTCGATGATGAAACCACCATCTATGCTCCGTTCATCTACACCAAAGACGGCATCAGTCTCTACGAGCCGATCACGATCGACGGCGTGACGGCACAAGACTTCACATTCGTTGATGAATACTACTTCGTGGAGGCTGGCGGCGCCGACTTCAAAATCATGACACCCGAGCCGGTCCGTTCGGACATCACGTTCCAGGTGGATGTTCCCGACGATACGAAGACCTACAATAAGGTCGTCGTAAATGCGGTTCCCTCGAACGATACGGAGTACTATTACATCGGAGTGATGCTGAAATCCGAATTCGAAGCTCAACACGAAAAGAAACTCCTGCAAAGTCTGGTCAGCACGCTCAACGAAGACATCGGCGCAGGAGATGATGTAGAAACGATCGCAGCAAGCAGACTTCTGAAAGGAACAAGCACTTATACGATGGAGTACCCGAGTTTCTACGACGAATACGTGGCTATCGTATTCGGATGTGCGGTTTCCAATGGATTCATAGTTTCCACAACGTCGATTACCTCAGTACCATTCTCAATTGACTCCTCGCTGCTGCCTTCGGATACCAGCGACCTGTACAAAAGATGGTTGGGCAAATGGAGAGTTACCAGCACCTCGTCGCAGGTAAACGGGGAACCCGTAACATTTGAAATAACCGTAAAACCGGGTACGGTCAATTCTTCCTATATGATCCGTGGATGGGGTATTACGATTTACGGTGACATGTACGATTTGCGAGCCTATTACCAAGCGTCCTATAAAGGAACAAGCACTTCGGCCATTCCGATCCCGGAGTCCACTGGTATTCTGTACACCAAGACCGATAACGATATTTACGGCTACGACGATATTTACCCGATTCGAACACGCTACTCCCGCATTACCTATTCGAGTGGGGCTTATTCGTCATTCACGACGACTCAGACCTCGCCCAAACTCGTTGGTATATATGACGATACGAAGACAGGCGAGGCGAAGATGTACGGCGTCCGTTTCAATACCGGAACCGATTACGTCGGTATAGAGTTCTATCGGTGGTCGGAAAACATGGCATCCTACTACACCTCGCCGACCGTTCGTCCGGGCTATACCGCCAAAGACTTCCCTGTGGGACCATTCACGTGGGTTCAGTTGGTGGATGCCGATGGAAACGTGCTTTCTTCCGACGAAGCCGTTACAACCAACACCGTTGCAACGTCCGGATCAGCCGCAAAAGTTGCCGGTTCGGAGAGTATCGCAGCTTGGGAATAA
- a CDS encoding DUF3990 domain-containing protein: protein MKEFATPNEEWALFVMGNRDRNSVHPTHHFDIVIGPVADDEMATQFRS, encoded by the coding sequence ATCAAGGAATTTGCAACTCCGAATGAAGAATGGGCTCTCTTTGTGATGGGAAACAGGGACCGAAACAGTGTGCATCCAACACACCATTTCGACATCGTAATCGGGCCTGTGGCAGATGATGAAATGGCAACTCAGTTTAGGAGTTGA
- a CDS encoding protein-tyrosine kinase — protein MEAYEIKFGSITIDAENNRVTVHLSPDGTVWMTQLQIARLFGVFPAAISSNIRAIYKDKRMDEFHTHQMSGYVDLYNLEMIAALSFRVRTMESEAFRKWLLYRPQHKMVVMPFDLDDQYPVS, from the coding sequence ATGGAGGCATACGAGATAAAATTCGGTTCAATAACCATTGACGCAGAAAACAATCGTGTTACGGTTCACCTCTCACCCGATGGAACGGTTTGGATGACACAGTTGCAGATAGCCCGGCTCTTCGGGGTTTTCCCGGCTGCCATCAGCAGCAATATTCGGGCAATCTACAAAGACAAACGGATGGATGAATTTCACACGCATCAAATGTCCGGCTATGTGGATCTTTACAATCTGGAGATGATCGCGGCTCTGTCATTTAGAGTTCGCACCATGGAATCCGAAGCCTTCCGGAAATGGTTGCTTTACCGTCCGCAACACAAAATGGTCGTCATGCCGTTCGATTTAGACGATCAATATCCGGTGAGCTAA
- a CDS encoding site-specific integrase: MKNTFKVLFYVKRNAVKKTGKAPIIARITVDQAISQFNTQLEIDPKLWSVSLGKAAGRTTESVRINLLLEDIKMKVQRHYHTLLDIDGYVTAERVRDAYLGKTEKTRTILEFFAQHNEQYLQKVKMDPTNKTYWRYELTRRRLEEFIKYKYSVSDMPLKDINVLFVENFLLFNENVHGCNHNTAMKFVQRLRTVVNFAKNTGMLFADPFGNFKVKFERTDRGYLTMEEIMAIYHHTFPSRRLEQVRDLFIFSCFTALSYIDVCELQPDDISTGFDGNLWIIRKRHKTKVTASIRLLDIPIAILKKYKGKLPDGKLLPVISNQRVNDYLKEIAAMCGINKKLTFHMARHSCATSVLLANDVPIETVSKILGHTNIRTTQIYARITDRKVSKDMDLLAQKLNHVGTRKHRTTSVI; encoded by the coding sequence ATGAAAAACACTTTCAAGGTACTCTTCTATGTGAAGAGAAACGCGGTCAAAAAGACCGGAAAAGCGCCAATTATTGCCCGCATTACCGTCGATCAGGCCATCAGCCAGTTTAACACCCAACTGGAAATAGACCCCAAACTGTGGAGCGTCTCTTTGGGAAAAGCCGCTGGTCGAACTACCGAATCGGTGAGAATCAACCTGTTACTTGAAGATATCAAGATGAAGGTCCAGAGACATTATCATACTCTTCTTGATATCGATGGTTACGTTACGGCCGAGCGAGTCAGAGACGCCTACCTGGGAAAAACAGAAAAAACGCGCACCATCCTCGAATTCTTTGCACAGCACAACGAGCAGTATCTGCAGAAGGTGAAGATGGATCCGACCAATAAAACCTACTGGCGCTACGAGCTGACCAGGCGCCGGCTCGAAGAGTTTATCAAATACAAGTATTCCGTGTCGGACATGCCGCTGAAGGATATCAACGTCCTGTTCGTCGAAAATTTCCTGCTCTTCAACGAAAATGTCCACGGCTGCAACCACAACACGGCCATGAAATTCGTCCAGCGGCTCCGCACCGTGGTCAATTTCGCCAAGAATACGGGTATGCTCTTCGCAGATCCCTTCGGAAACTTCAAGGTCAAGTTCGAACGAACCGACCGCGGGTACCTGACCATGGAGGAGATTATGGCCATCTACCACCACACGTTCCCCTCCCGACGGCTTGAACAGGTCCGCGACCTGTTTATCTTCAGCTGCTTCACGGCTCTCTCCTATATCGACGTCTGCGAGCTGCAGCCCGACGACATCAGCACCGGCTTCGACGGCAACCTCTGGATCATCCGCAAACGGCACAAGACCAAGGTAACGGCATCGATCCGTCTGCTGGATATTCCGATTGCCATCCTGAAAAAGTACAAGGGTAAGCTCCCCGACGGAAAACTGCTGCCCGTAATCAGCAACCAGCGGGTGAATGACTATCTGAAGGAGATTGCCGCCATGTGCGGGATAAACAAGAAACTGACCTTCCATATGGCAAGGCACAGCTGCGCCACCTCGGTGCTGCTGGCCAACGACGTGCCCATCGAAACCGTCTCGAAGATTCTCGGTCATACGAATATCCGCACCACGCAGATCTACGCCAGAATCACAGACCGAAAAGTCAGCAAGGACATGGATTTACTGGCCCAAAAACTCAATCACGTCGGCACACGAAAACACCGCACGACAAGCGTTATATAA